In Uranotaenia lowii strain MFRU-FL chromosome 2, ASM2978415v1, whole genome shotgun sequence, one genomic interval encodes:
- the LOC129748154 gene encoding cap-specific mRNA (nucleoside-2'-O-)-methyltransferase 1-like, which produces MISPEEILAEVANFEGNFRSVELSPTAPVPEIDTESWLEIGLRKNSIDDETKYCTESLLRQLLNQKSTLDQFKVKLVERARQRSTRFDIRSGQFMNRAAVKIANVDAMFEWRLCQLSDQERQRNSQELFYFVDVFGGPGGCSEYILWRNGGWHARGFGFTTKGEYEFRPDAFRAGAPETLDPYYGRNDNGNIFDPENIIGFVDYVLAQTKDRGAHLLVCDGGFYIKSSSQEILSKRLYLCLVLLAVGVIRTGGRAIIKVFDLYTPFSVGLVYILYRCYGKISIVKPISSRPANSERYLVCQNRLNRDTGFAEYLISINQVMWDNKHLNYDILEIVSKDVIAQDIDFTNFIRGSNEDLARRQIEGLKPMLAALSDDFCAEKLDQRLLQTTLWKSWKLDQNSYQSLTAGDGKIRFAAEYALQFIEQSTGEKFTVPDTVMDGAQTPANIFGDPAWWSFIPVDVTSDQGKTVRTIFLSKGNGNTFVFDRAEKGWKQIKEYQLVLSPKTLLYGEIVEEIFFKNDEQKISLALHIIDAMMLGGTDIRHESLAKRNELCAKFAMAHNRPLAADCNAGDVKPIPVRSKTLIPMTEMTNFFNNLSVNELKNGTKVLGIPVPPNARQETKRFYIPRGLLFIPHHHPSKAEQLDFETSLVSRHLWLWLNTTQIYSSSQCFDVDRRKGLVYRYDIDEFLEKFEKKKI; this is translated from the exons ATGATCAGTCCTGAAGAAATTCTTGCAGAAGTCGCCAATTTCGAGGGCAACTTCCGGTCGGTGGAGTTAAGCCCAACGGCACCGGTGCCTGAGATCGACACGGAAAGCTGGCTCGAAATAGGACTGCGCAAAAACTCGATCGATGACGAAACGAAGTATTGCACCGAAAGTTTGCTCCGCCAGTTACTCAACCAAAAATCGACCCTGGACCAGTTTAAGGTGAAATTGGTGGAACGAGCCCGGCAACGAAGCACCCGGTTCGACATCCGGTCCGGACAGTTCATGAACCGGGCGGCCGTCAAAATTGCCAACGTCGATGCCATGTTCGAGTGGCGCCTGTGTCAGCTTTCGGATCAGGAGCGGCAACGGAACAGCCAGGAATTGTTCTACTTTGTGGACGTTTTCGGCGGACCGGGCGGATGCAGCGAGTACATCTTGTGGCGCAATGGTGGATGGCACGCGCGTGGTTTCGGTTTTACCACCAAGGGTGAATACGAGTTCCGGCCGGATGCCTTCCGAGCGG GTGCTCCGGAAACGTTGGATCCTTATTATGGTCGCAACGACAACGGCAACATTTTCGATCCCGAGAACATAATCGGTTTCGTTGACTACGTTCTAGCTCAAACGAAAGACCGGGGGGCTCATCTACTCGTTTGCGACGGAGGATTTTATATTAAGAGCAGCTCCCAGGAGATTCTTTCCAAGCGTCTGTACTTGTGTCTGGTGCTGTTGGCGGTCGGTGTAATCCGAACCGGTGGACGAGCAATAATTAAGGTGTTCGATCTGTACACTCCTTTCTCAGTCGGATTGGTGTACATTTTGTATCGATGTTACGGTAAAATATCTATCGTTAAACCGATTTCGTCGCGCCCGGCCAACTCGGAACGTTATCTGGTTTGCCAGAACCGATTGAATCGGGACACAGGATTCGCTGAGTATTTGATTTCGATCAATCAAGTAATGTGGGACAACAAGCATCTCAATTACGACATTCTGGAAATCGTTTCGAAGGACGTCATCGCACAGGATATCGATTTTACCAATTTTATTCGGGGCTCGAACGAAGATTTGGCCCGACGTCAGATCGAAGGGCTGAAACCGATGCTGGCCGCGCTCTCGGATGATTTTTGTGCCGAAAAACTTGACCAAAGGTTGCTACAAACGACCCTTTGGAAGTCGTGGAAGTTGGATCAGAACAGTTACCAATCACTGACTGCAGGCGATGGCAAGATTCGGTTCGCTGCCGAGTACGCTTTGCAATTTATTGAACAATCAACGGGGGAAAAATTTACGGTTCCAGATACTGTGATGGACGGCGCTCAAACACCGGCCAATATATTCGGTGACCCGGCGTGGTGGAGCTTTATTCCCGTTGATGTTACCAGCGATCAGGGTAAAACGGTTAGAACTATCTTCCTGAGCAAAGGCAATGGAAATACGTTTGTCTTTGATCGAGCTGAGAAGGGATGGAAACAGATCAAGGAATATCAGCTGGTGCTTTCGCCGAAGACTCTGCTTTATGGGGAAATTGtcgaggagatttttttcaag AATGATGAACAGAAAATCTCTCTTGCGTTGCACATAATCGATGCGATGATGTTGGGAGGTACGGACATCCGGCACGAGTCGCTGGCCAAACGGAATGAACTATGTGCAAAGTTTGCCATGGCTCACAATCGTCCATTGGCGGCCGATTGTAATGCAGGTGACGTGAAGCCCATTCCGGTGCGCAGCAAAACACTGATACCCATGACCGAGATGACTaactttttcaacaatttatcCGTGAACGAGTTGAAAAACGGTACCAAAGTGTTGGGAATACCAGTCCCTCCGAACGCCCGGCAGGAAACGAAACGATTTTACATCCCACGAGGGTTGCTATTTATTCCGCATCACCATCCATCCAAGGCCGAGCAACTGGACTTTGAAACGAGCCTTGTGTCGAGACATTTGTGGCTCTGGTTGAACACCACCCAGATATATTCTTCGTCACAGTGTTTCGATGTCGACCGCAGAAAGGGTCTTGTTTATCGGTACGATATTGACGAGtttttggaaaagtttgagaaaaagaaaatttga
- the LOC129748155 gene encoding ATP-dependent RNA helicase DHX33 codes for MKRTTFENGAAGPAAIGGFKQPSSAKLVYQQRMSLPIYNVRKQIVDHVKKNQTLILLSDTGSGKSTQVPQFLHEAGINQGKMIAITQPRRVAAITVAKRVAQEQECSLGELVGYSVRFENVTSERTQIKFMTDGTLFREALSDPLLKNYNVIILDEAHERTIATDVLFGIVKKAQQTRRNKLLDPLRVIIMSATMDVDHFSQYFNQCPTLYLQGNNFVVRVFQCTENINYIEACVTTVFQIHEQKNPEGDILVFLTGQEEIESTAMLIRKLAKNLNNGPKKLPRIIVYPMYAAMNQNNQIDVFTPTPAFTRKIILATNIAETSITIPGIKYVVDCGKSKVRAYDSVTGIDTLKVAWISKAQAWQRTGRAGRIEDGECYRTYSKEEFKTMETHSKPEILRCNIASSTLQLLALGIDCRRFDFIDKPSPEAIESALTELKRLNAIQSVETPALTTMGRKMAKLPLDPKYARMVLAAPDLGCLDEILSIVAMLSGENVFLTNSQKREQQLAAHSKFYAKCGDHITLLNVFNEFKAKERPRSWCYDNFLLERNLSHAVSVRQQLADICHTIGLPIESCGNDPVPVVKCLLIGLYQNVAELQRDNSYLTMANRTRARIHPSSVLCGRARPGYIIFTELVATGSAFLRTVSEIEPEWIGELVPHCGFVDRITCGSNRGSASSYTGNINGSKLL; via the exons ATGAAACGCACAACCTTCGAAAATGGTGCTGCCGGACCAGCAGCAATTGGCGGATTTAAACAACCGTCCAGCGCAAAACTCGTCTACCAACAGCGGATGTCCCTGCCGATCTACAACGTTCGAAAACAGATAGTGGACCACGTCAAAAAGAACCAGACATTGATTCTGCTCAGCGATACTGGTTCCG GAAAAAGTACCCAGGTGCCGCAATTCCTCCACGAGGCCGGTATCAATCAGGGCAAAATGATTGCCATTACCCAACCGCGTCGAGTGGCCGCTATTACGGTGGCCAAGCGTGTCGCCCAGGAGCAGGAATGTTCTTTGGGTGAACTGGTCGGCTATTCGGTGCGTTTCGAGAACGTCACTTCGGAGCGGACCCAGATCAAATTCATGACGGACGGAACGCTGTTCCGCGAAGCGTTGTCCGATCCATTGCTCAAGAATTATAATGTGATAATATTGGACGAAGCCCACGAACGTACCATTGCTACGGATGTCCTCTTTGGGATAGTGAAAAAAGCCCAGCAAACCAGAAGAAACAAACTGCTGGACCCGCTGAGGGTCATCATAATGTCGGCCACCATGGATGTCGATCATTTTTCGCAATACTTTAACCAATGTCCGACGCTGTACCTGCAAGGAAACAACTTTGTCGTTCGCGTTTTCCAGTGCACAGAGAACATAAATTACATCGAGGCTTGCGTGACCACGGTATTCCAAATACACGAGCAAAAGAACCCTGAAGGGGACATTCTGGTCTTTCTCACCGGTCAGGAGGAAATCGAATCCACTGCCATGCTGATTAGGAAGTTggcaaaaaatctaaacaatGGCCCCAAAAAGCTTCCACGAATCATCGTTTATCCGATGTACGCTGCCATGAACCAAAACAACCAGATAGACGTTTTTACTCCGACGCCAGCCTTCACCAGAAAAATTATTCTGGCCACTAACATTGCCGAAACATCGATTACCATTCCCGGTATTAAATACGTGGTCGATTGTGGCAAATCGAAAGTACGAGCCTACGATTCAGTTACCGGAATAGACACCCTAAAAGTTGCATGGATCTCAAAGGCTCAAGCATGGCAGAGAACCGGACGAGCTGGCCGAATAGAAGATGGCGAATGCTATCGAACTTACTCCAAGGAAGAGTTCAAAACGATGGAAACACACAGCAAACCGGAAATCCTACGATGCAATATCGCTTCCTCAACACTACAATTGCTGGCCCTCGGAATCGATTGTCGACGGTTCGATTTCATCGATAAACCGTCACCGGAAGCCATCGAGAGTGCACTCACCGAACTGAAACGGCTTAACGCCATCCAATCGGTCGAAACTCCGGCCCTCACAACGATGGGCCGAAAAATGGCCAAACTACCTCTGGATCCCAAGTACGCCCGTATGGTTCTCGCCGCTCCAGATCTCGGATGCCTCGACGAAATACTCTCAATCGTCGCCATGCTCTCGGGGGAAAATGTCTTCCTCACCAACAGCCAGAAACGTGAACAACAACTGGCTGCCCATTCCAAATTCTACGCCAAATGCGGAGATCATATCACGCTTCTCAACGTTTTCAACGAATTCAAGGCAAAAGAAAGACCCCGTTCCTGGTGCTACGACAACTTCCTGCTGGAACGCAATCTCAGCCACGCCGTGTCCGTGCGGCAGCAGCTAGCCGACATCTGCCACACCATCGGTCTGCCGATCGAATCATGTGGCAACGATCCCGTGCCGGTAGTCAAATGTCTTCTGATTGGCCTGTACCAAAACGTAGCGGAACTACAACGGGACAACTCCTACCTGACGATGGCCAATCGAACCCGGGCCCGAATTCATCCGTCCAGTGTGCTGTGTGGTCGGGCCCGGCCCGGCTACATCATCTTCACCGAACTGGTAGCGACCGGGTCGGCCTTCCTCCGCACCGTGAGCGAAATCGAACCGGAATGGATCGGAGAGCTGGTGCCGCACTGTGGCTTCGTCGATCGGATAACGTGCGGGAGCAATCGAGGCAGCGCCAGTAGCTACACCGGCAACATCAACGGTAGCAAATTGTTGTAG